Proteins from a single region of Drosophila biarmipes strain raj3 chromosome 3R, RU_DBia_V1.1, whole genome shotgun sequence:
- the LOC108031317 gene encoding neurogenic locus Notch protein isoform X2 translates to MANVNLMPLIAAATTILTLVSGATSSPSVAEMARKHQPSYHNMGSLFDNRWLPMDQTMQQPHPNHRYGSAKIPGGDAGERRAYGSSGIHSPGPRQGFASMLNGLTNLSGLGHITNGYGSVAPTHTEALALGSTKQEIPIYEEHNEDAAAVAAVAAAGVHDFGSEHGQSGGGSENNEQHSQAYNYPGDGGGLLPGYGSAGSGAEQGYGSWSPEEQPEQQPAHPYAYDKISTGNFLPHYEPGSGYDDHQGQLYHQQAHLQQQLQQQHQQQQQLYHQQQQQEQEQHSSYFGQHDPSASGSGSGSSAASASSAAGGSGADDYEEHPDAGQEQSSNYLSEASGHGQGHHSHHVDIINYVPVKHVKKQHVPVEKEVKIPISHAVIIPVRKPVPIHIPITKNVQVPVEKELKVPVERLIPVPVEKHIPVPVEKHVPYHVVKYVPIKVPKPFPVKVPVFKTVLHKVKSWW, encoded by the exons ATGGCGAACGTTAATTTG ATGCCGCTCATCGCAGCCGCCACCACCATATTGACACTAGTGAGTGGGGCCACCTCCTCCCCCAGCGTCGCAGAGATGGCCAGGAAGCACCAACCGTCCTACCACAACATGGGGTCTTTGTTCGACAATCGATGGCTGCCCATGGATCAAACGATGCAGCAGCCTCATCCCAATCATCGGTATGGTTCGGCCAAAATTCCAGGAGGCGATGCGGGCGAACGGCGTGCCTACGGCAGCAGTGGCATCCATTCCCCAGGCCCCCGGCAAGGATTCGCCTCGATGCTGAACGGGCTCACAAATCTCTCGGGCCTGGGGCACATCACCAATGGCTACGGCTCGGTGGCGCCCACCCACACGGAGGCACTGGCCCTGGGCTCCACCAAACAGGAGATACCCATTTACGAGGAGCACAATGAAGATGCCGCCGCGGTGGCCGCCGTGGCAGCAGCTGGAGTCCATGACTTTGGCTCGGAACACGGCCAATCTGGCGGCGGATCGGAGAACAATGAACAGCATTCGCAGGCCTACAATTATCCCGGTGACGGCGGTGGTCTGCTGCCTGGCTACGGGTCGGCGGGATCTGGCGCCGAGCAGGGCTATGGGTCCTGGTCGCCTGAGGAACAGCCGGAACAGCAGCCGGCCCATCCGTATGCGTACGATAAAATCTCAACGGGGAATTTCCTGCCGCATTACGAGCCGGGTTCTGGATATGATGACCACCAGGGGCAGCTTTACCACCAGCAGGCGCAtctgcaacagcaactgcagcaacaacaccagcaacagcagcagctctaccaccagcagcagcaacaggagcaggagcagcactCTTCGTACTTCGGACAACATGACCCATCCGCTTCTGGGTCCGGATCCGGATCGAGTGCTGCATCGGCTTCATCCGCCGCGGGCGGATCTGGTGCCGATGACTACGAGGAGCACCCCGATGCTGGCCAGGAGCAGAGCTCCAACTACTTGTCGGAGGCAAGTGGTCACGGCCAGGGCCACCACTCGCATCACGTGGATATCATCAACTATGTGCCGGTGAAGCACGTGAAGAAGCAGCATGTGCCGGTGGAGAAGGAGGTGAAGATACCCATTTCGCATGCGGTCATCATACCAGTTCGCAAGCCAGTGCCCATCCACATTCCGATCACCAAGAACGTCCAGGTGCCGGTGGAGAAGGAACTCAAGGTGCCGGTGGAGCGGCTGATCCCCGTGCCCGTGGAGAAACACATCCCGGTGCCGGTGGAGAAGCATGTGCCCTACCATGTGGTCAAGTATGTGCCCATCAAGGTGCCCAAGCCCTTTCCCGTCAAGGTGCCCGTCTTCAAGACAGTGCTGCACAAGGTCAAGAGCTGGTGGTAG
- the LOC108031317 gene encoding neurogenic locus Notch protein isoform X1 yields MANVNLQMPLIAAATTILTLVSGATSSPSVAEMARKHQPSYHNMGSLFDNRWLPMDQTMQQPHPNHRYGSAKIPGGDAGERRAYGSSGIHSPGPRQGFASMLNGLTNLSGLGHITNGYGSVAPTHTEALALGSTKQEIPIYEEHNEDAAAVAAVAAAGVHDFGSEHGQSGGGSENNEQHSQAYNYPGDGGGLLPGYGSAGSGAEQGYGSWSPEEQPEQQPAHPYAYDKISTGNFLPHYEPGSGYDDHQGQLYHQQAHLQQQLQQQHQQQQQLYHQQQQQEQEQHSSYFGQHDPSASGSGSGSSAASASSAAGGSGADDYEEHPDAGQEQSSNYLSEASGHGQGHHSHHVDIINYVPVKHVKKQHVPVEKEVKIPISHAVIIPVRKPVPIHIPITKNVQVPVEKELKVPVERLIPVPVEKHIPVPVEKHVPYHVVKYVPIKVPKPFPVKVPVFKTVLHKVKSWW; encoded by the exons ATGGCGAACGTTAATTTG CAGATGCCGCTCATCGCAGCCGCCACCACCATATTGACACTAGTGAGTGGGGCCACCTCCTCCCCCAGCGTCGCAGAGATGGCCAGGAAGCACCAACCGTCCTACCACAACATGGGGTCTTTGTTCGACAATCGATGGCTGCCCATGGATCAAACGATGCAGCAGCCTCATCCCAATCATCGGTATGGTTCGGCCAAAATTCCAGGAGGCGATGCGGGCGAACGGCGTGCCTACGGCAGCAGTGGCATCCATTCCCCAGGCCCCCGGCAAGGATTCGCCTCGATGCTGAACGGGCTCACAAATCTCTCGGGCCTGGGGCACATCACCAATGGCTACGGCTCGGTGGCGCCCACCCACACGGAGGCACTGGCCCTGGGCTCCACCAAACAGGAGATACCCATTTACGAGGAGCACAATGAAGATGCCGCCGCGGTGGCCGCCGTGGCAGCAGCTGGAGTCCATGACTTTGGCTCGGAACACGGCCAATCTGGCGGCGGATCGGAGAACAATGAACAGCATTCGCAGGCCTACAATTATCCCGGTGACGGCGGTGGTCTGCTGCCTGGCTACGGGTCGGCGGGATCTGGCGCCGAGCAGGGCTATGGGTCCTGGTCGCCTGAGGAACAGCCGGAACAGCAGCCGGCCCATCCGTATGCGTACGATAAAATCTCAACGGGGAATTTCCTGCCGCATTACGAGCCGGGTTCTGGATATGATGACCACCAGGGGCAGCTTTACCACCAGCAGGCGCAtctgcaacagcaactgcagcaacaacaccagcaacagcagcagctctaccaccagcagcagcaacaggagcaggagcagcactCTTCGTACTTCGGACAACATGACCCATCCGCTTCTGGGTCCGGATCCGGATCGAGTGCTGCATCGGCTTCATCCGCCGCGGGCGGATCTGGTGCCGATGACTACGAGGAGCACCCCGATGCTGGCCAGGAGCAGAGCTCCAACTACTTGTCGGAGGCAAGTGGTCACGGCCAGGGCCACCACTCGCATCACGTGGATATCATCAACTATGTGCCGGTGAAGCACGTGAAGAAGCAGCATGTGCCGGTGGAGAAGGAGGTGAAGATACCCATTTCGCATGCGGTCATCATACCAGTTCGCAAGCCAGTGCCCATCCACATTCCGATCACCAAGAACGTCCAGGTGCCGGTGGAGAAGGAACTCAAGGTGCCGGTGGAGCGGCTGATCCCCGTGCCCGTGGAGAAACACATCCCGGTGCCGGTGGAGAAGCATGTGCCCTACCATGTGGTCAAGTATGTGCCCATCAAGGTGCCCAAGCCCTTTCCCGTCAAGGTGCCCGTCTTCAAGACAGTGCTGCACAAGGTCAAGAGCTGGTGGTAG